One genomic segment of Oreochromis aureus strain Israel breed Guangdong linkage group 9, ZZ_aureus, whole genome shotgun sequence includes these proteins:
- the pde7a gene encoding high affinity cAMP-specific 3',5'-cyclic phosphodiesterase 7A isoform X8, protein MLDVRVRSQVGFEPERRSSHPYLCIDFRTLHTRLGCGSTSASSDPERRVHRLLSFQRYLHSSRLLRGVPQQIPLHILDEDYTGQARCMLEKVGNWNFDIFLFDRLTNGNSLITLTFHLLNQYGLVELFQLDMVKLWRFLVMVQEDYHSDNPYHNAVHAADVTQAMYCYLREPMLAKSLTSKDILLGLLAAATHDLDHPGVNQPFLIKTDHYLATLYRNTSVLENHHWKSAVGLLRETGLFSHLPAEDRLNMERDLGSLILATDISRQNDYLSRFRLHLDQENLCMSTASHRHFVLQMALKCADICNPCRPWELSKQWSEKVTEEFFQQGDIEKKHKLEVSPLCDREMNTVGNIQIGFMTYVAEPLFAEWARFCDTRLSQTMLGHMGLNKASWGGLQQEPAPVSEEAQPSTACADTGDAATAPSDGSTATTAGGTSSKEIPQGSRES, encoded by the exons ATGCTAG ATGTGAGAGTGAGAAGTCAGGTTGGATTTGAACCGGAACGTAGAAGCTCCCACCCGTACCTGTGCATCGACTTCCGAACGCTTCACA CACGGCTGGGCTGCGGCTCCACGTCGGCCAGCTCTGATCCTGAAAGGCGGGTCCACAGGCTGCTCAGCTTCCAGAGATACCTGCATTCGTCCCGTCTGCTGCGAGGAGTCCCCCAGCAGATACCCCTCCACATCCTCGATGAAGATTACACTGGACAGGCTAGA TGCATGCTGGAAAAAGTCGGGAATTGGAATTTTGACATTTTCCTCTTCGATAGGTTGACAAATG GAAACAGCCTGATCACCCTGACTTTCCACCTGCTGAACCAGTATGGGCTGGTGGAGCTCTTCCAGCTGGACATGGTCAAACTCTGGAGGTTTTTGGTCATGGTTCAGGAGGACTACCACAGCGACAACCCGTACCACAACGCTGTccatgctgcagatgtcacacaggccaTGTACTGCTACCTGCGAGAGCCCATG CTTGCCAAGTCTCTGACCTCCAAAGACATCTTACTGGGACTCTTAGCAGCTGCCACCCATGACCTGGACCATCCTGGGGTCAACCAGCCTTTCCTCATCAAGACTGACCACTATCTTGCCACACTCTATAGA AATACCTCAGTTCTGGAAAACCACCACTGGAAGTCAGCAGTGGGTCTGCTCAGAGAGACTGGGCTGTTCTCCCATTTGCCTGCTGAGGACAG GCTGAACATGGAGAGGGATTTGGGTTCTTTAATCTTGGCCACGGACATCAGCAGGCAGAATGACTACCTGTCCAGGTTTCGCTTGCACCTGGACCAGGAGAACCTGTGCATGAGCACCGCCAGCCATCGTCATTTTGTCCTGCAG ATGGCCCTGAAGTGTGCAGATATCTGTAACCCCTGCAGACCATGGGAGCTGAGCAAACAGTGGAGTGAGAAAGTGACAGAGGAGTTCTTCCAACAAG GAGACATTGAGAAGAAGCACAAACTTGAAGTCAGCCCACTTTGCGACAGAGAGATGAACACAGTCGGCAACATTCAAATAG GCTTTATGACATACGTGGCTGAGCCGCTGTTTGCAGAGTGGGCCCGTTTCTGTGACACACGTCTGTCCCAGACCATGCTGGGTCACATGGGGCTAAACAAGGCCAGCTGGGGAGGCTTACAGCAGGAGCCGGCTCCGGTCTCCGAGGAGGCACAGCCCAGCACGGCCTGCGCAGACACAGGAGACGCCGCCACCGCGCCGAGTGACGGCAGCACAGCTACGACCGCAGGAGGAACCAGCTCCAAAGAAATACCTCAGGGAAGCAGAGAATCCTGA